One part of the Magallana gigas chromosome 5, xbMagGiga1.1, whole genome shotgun sequence genome encodes these proteins:
- the LOC105338351 gene encoding uncharacterized protein isoform X1, with amino-acid sequence MASQKGVNNPSEPMEDGRSRNTPGRKTGLSFSSEDEDELVAPSPVFLKFSRQRKRDGSRKGLNNDEFKSNDSTQSSAESHSKEAMFYSVRKPKIRLEDAYADINSNLTLPKVNTDNDTHSEKCQNKRRNMNRSIEASSGYIPDSNLMDKARKYSQKISSKLREEKKAIAKQYFHELLHSCDGNSDEDVECRNSHHKKTHRKKRKAEVPNDISPGCHNGRDEESHHQEEKRCKKKKSKAAQRLSLNGRNTVFEALSTEKDYACKTSSVATPNSEMLDHSSSSVGGGISEERNILRDMLSIDSVDEIHDKPQRRCRQDLCRNIPKELQWPSASESEPEEDGVDVNLTCSLQQQQSSKCSPVLRNFGNNTGMQTNRSASSNDSSPMVRRKSGKQCQSFNIVDQDDMDQAHDLYNNHMWMFNDTNLSEGATAIHSIPVSSTSGDVKQPTPVDLRENSPDSEQCRTGRNNVTVISISDDDSISGESASENTGIEEDSLDGPNRERFRMIRSRRSADRRDRGWSSVERPENDRPVLPNPNFLFPTQNPLLAARLTSPDAPGQRALTRSSVKGRPLRPNRNCRQRHEVQASPRSQRMFQTVTQMDGDEEMARRLQEEMDFEYAMTLHNAESQVQPPPCHRLSEYHTHDSDSPTTMLTRGMRQATRDMDIVLETLFHEESEDSSNENSMLGLSFGPPMLISHNANRRGHRTRGRRHDWTERLLQDELQQGRNHLPRRILSHSRTFSSNDYEDLLSIAELLGDVKPKGISSEDVTLLPEKKFHPNNKMTSCSICMSDYTLNERLKILPCFHEFHGECIEKWIVTNATCPICRVEVKV; translated from the exons ATGGCAAGTCAAAAAGGAGTAAACAATCCAAGTGAACCAATGGAGGATGGACGGAGCAGGAATACACCTGGAAGAAAAACAGGGCTAAGCTTTTCTTCAGAAGATGAAGATGAACTTGTCGCACCTAG cccagtgtttttaaaattttccagacAAAGGAAGAGAGATGGAAGTAGAAAAGGTCTGAATAATGATGAGTTTAAGTCTAATGATAGTACTCAATCAAGTGCTGAAAGTCATTCGAAAGAGGCAATGTTTTATTCAGTACGAAAACCAAAAATACGACTGGAAGATGCATATGCGGACATAAACAGTAATTTGACACTGCCGAAAGTGAATACAGACAATGATACGCATTCAGAAAAATGCCAGAACAAGAGAAGAAACATGAATAGGTCCATTGAGGCTAGCAGTGGCTACATCCCCGATTCTAATCTTATGGATAAAGCTCGAAAGTACTCCCAGAAAATTAGCAGCAAGCTGAGAGAAGAGAAGAAAGCCATTGCTAAGcaatattttcatgaattacTCCATTCATGTGATGGAAATAGCGATGAAGATGTAGAGTGTAGAAATTCACACCATAAGAAAACTCataggaaaaaaagaaaagctgAAGTCCCAAATGATATTTCTCCAGGTTGCCATAATGGAAGAGATGAAGAAAGTCATCATCAAGAGGAGAAGAGatgcaagaaaaaaaagtcaaaGGCTGCTCAAAGATTAAGTTTGAATGGAAGAAACACTGTATTCGAAGCTCTAAGCACAGAGAAAGACTATGCTTGTAAAACGTCATCTGTTGCAACTCCCAACAGTGAAATGCTGGATCACAGCAGCAGTAGTGTTGGAGGAGGAATCTCAGAGGAGCGAAATATTCTCAGGGACATGCTGTCTATCGATAGTGTAGATGAAATACATGATAAACCTCAGAGAAGATGCCGGCAAGATTTATGCAGGAATATTCCAAAGGAATTGCAATGGCCCTCTGCATCAGAGTCAGAGCCCGAAGAAGATGGTGTTGATGTAAATTTGACTTGTTCTCTACAACAACAACAGTCATCTAAGTGCTCTCCTGTTTTGAGAAACTTTGGGAATAATACTGGTATGCAAACAAACAGAAGTGCTTCAAGTAATGATTCTTCCCCTATGGTTAGAAGAAAATCGGGTAAACAATGTCAGAGTTTTAACATTGTAGATCAAGATGACATGGATCAGGCTCATGATCTGTACAACAATCATATGTGGATGTTCAACGATACAAACTTATCAGAGGGTGCAACAGCCATACATTCTATCCCAGTGAGTAGTACCAGTGGAGATGTGAAGCAACCAACACCTGTGGATTTAAGAGAAAATTCACCTGACTCTGAACAATGTAGAACAGGAAGAAACAATGTCACCGTAATATCCATATCAGATGATGATTCCATTTCCGGAGAATCTGCTTCAGAAAATACTGGTATAGAAGAAGACAGTCTAGATGGACCTAACAGGGAAAGGTTTAGGATGATACGGAGTCGGAGATCTGCAGATAGAAGAGATAGAGGATGGTCATCTGTAGAAAGACCTGAGAATGATAGGCCAGTGCTACCAAACCCCAATTTCTTGTTTCCCACCCAGAATCCTTTGCTGGCTGCAAGACTGACCTCTCCAGATGCTCCAGGTCAAAGGGCATTGACTAGAAGTAGTGTTAAAG GGAGACCACTGAGGCCCAACAGGAACTGTCGTCAGCGCCACGAGGTTCAGGCATCCCCGCGGTCCCAGCGGATGTTCCAAACCGTCACCCAGATGGACGGGGACGAGGAGATGGCCCGCCGTCTTCAG GAGGAAATGGATTTTGAGTATGCAATGACTCTACACAATGCGGAGTCCCAGGTTCAGCCCCCACCCTGTCACCGCCTGTCTGAGTACCACACCCACGATAGTGATTCCCCCACTACCATGCTCACCCGGGGGATGAGGCAGGCCACCAGAG aTATGGATATTGTCTTGGAAACTTTGTTCCACGAAGAATCAGAAGATAGTTCTAATGAG AATTCTATGCTGGGGCTCTCCTTTGGGCCTCCCATGTTGATATCACATAATGCCAATCGTCGTGGACACAGAACCAGGGGGAGACGTCACG atTGGACTGAGAGACTATTGCAGGATGAATTACAACAGGGAAGAAATCATCTCCCG AGAAGAATTTTGTCTCACAGCAGGACCTTCTCTTCAAATGATTATGAG GATCTTCTCAGTATAGCAGAACTTTTAGGAGATGTGAAACCGAAAGGAATATCCAGCGAAGACGTGACTTTGCTTCCAGAGAAGAAGTTTCACCCTAATAACAAGATGACCTCGTGTTCCATCTGCATGAGTGACTACACTCTGAATGAGAGACTGAAGATTCTCCCTTGCTTCCATGAGTTTCATGGAGAGTGCATAGAGAAATGGATTGtc aCGAATGCCACTTGCCCTATTTGTAGAGTTGAGGTAAAAGTATGA
- the LOC105338351 gene encoding uncharacterized protein isoform X2 gives MASQKGVNNPSEPMEDGRSRNTPGRKTGLSFSSEDEDELVAPSPVFLKFSRQRKRDGSRKGLNNDEFKSNDSTQSSAESHSKEAMFYSVRKPKIRLEDAYADINSNLTLPKVNTDNDTHSEKCQNKRRNMNRSIEASSGYIPDSNLMDKARKYSQKISSKLREEKKAIAKQYFHELLHSCDGNSDEDVECRNSHHKKTHRKKRKAEVPNDISPGCHNGRDEESHHQEEKRCKKKKSKAAQRLSLNGRNTVFEALSTEKDYACKTSSVATPNSEMLDHSSSSVGGGISEERNILRDMLSIDSVDEIHDKPQRRCRQDLCRNIPKELQWPSASESEPEEDGVDVNLTCSLQQQQSSKCSPVLRNFGNNTDQDDMDQAHDLYNNHMWMFNDTNLSEGATAIHSIPVSSTSGDVKQPTPVDLRENSPDSEQCRTGRNNVTVISISDDDSISGESASENTGIEEDSLDGPNRERFRMIRSRRSADRRDRGWSSVERPENDRPVLPNPNFLFPTQNPLLAARLTSPDAPGQRALTRSSVKGRPLRPNRNCRQRHEVQASPRSQRMFQTVTQMDGDEEMARRLQEEMDFEYAMTLHNAESQVQPPPCHRLSEYHTHDSDSPTTMLTRGMRQATRDMDIVLETLFHEESEDSSNENSMLGLSFGPPMLISHNANRRGHRTRGRRHDWTERLLQDELQQGRNHLPRRILSHSRTFSSNDYEDLLSIAELLGDVKPKGISSEDVTLLPEKKFHPNNKMTSCSICMSDYTLNERLKILPCFHEFHGECIEKWIVTNATCPICRVEVKV, from the exons ATGGCAAGTCAAAAAGGAGTAAACAATCCAAGTGAACCAATGGAGGATGGACGGAGCAGGAATACACCTGGAAGAAAAACAGGGCTAAGCTTTTCTTCAGAAGATGAAGATGAACTTGTCGCACCTAG cccagtgtttttaaaattttccagacAAAGGAAGAGAGATGGAAGTAGAAAAGGTCTGAATAATGATGAGTTTAAGTCTAATGATAGTACTCAATCAAGTGCTGAAAGTCATTCGAAAGAGGCAATGTTTTATTCAGTACGAAAACCAAAAATACGACTGGAAGATGCATATGCGGACATAAACAGTAATTTGACACTGCCGAAAGTGAATACAGACAATGATACGCATTCAGAAAAATGCCAGAACAAGAGAAGAAACATGAATAGGTCCATTGAGGCTAGCAGTGGCTACATCCCCGATTCTAATCTTATGGATAAAGCTCGAAAGTACTCCCAGAAAATTAGCAGCAAGCTGAGAGAAGAGAAGAAAGCCATTGCTAAGcaatattttcatgaattacTCCATTCATGTGATGGAAATAGCGATGAAGATGTAGAGTGTAGAAATTCACACCATAAGAAAACTCataggaaaaaaagaaaagctgAAGTCCCAAATGATATTTCTCCAGGTTGCCATAATGGAAGAGATGAAGAAAGTCATCATCAAGAGGAGAAGAGatgcaagaaaaaaaagtcaaaGGCTGCTCAAAGATTAAGTTTGAATGGAAGAAACACTGTATTCGAAGCTCTAAGCACAGAGAAAGACTATGCTTGTAAAACGTCATCTGTTGCAACTCCCAACAGTGAAATGCTGGATCACAGCAGCAGTAGTGTTGGAGGAGGAATCTCAGAGGAGCGAAATATTCTCAGGGACATGCTGTCTATCGATAGTGTAGATGAAATACATGATAAACCTCAGAGAAGATGCCGGCAAGATTTATGCAGGAATATTCCAAAGGAATTGCAATGGCCCTCTGCATCAGAGTCAGAGCCCGAAGAAGATGGTGTTGATGTAAATTTGACTTGTTCTCTACAACAACAACAGTCATCTAAGTGCTCTCCTGTTTTGAGAAACTTTGGGAATAATACTG ATCAAGATGACATGGATCAGGCTCATGATCTGTACAACAATCATATGTGGATGTTCAACGATACAAACTTATCAGAGGGTGCAACAGCCATACATTCTATCCCAGTGAGTAGTACCAGTGGAGATGTGAAGCAACCAACACCTGTGGATTTAAGAGAAAATTCACCTGACTCTGAACAATGTAGAACAGGAAGAAACAATGTCACCGTAATATCCATATCAGATGATGATTCCATTTCCGGAGAATCTGCTTCAGAAAATACTGGTATAGAAGAAGACAGTCTAGATGGACCTAACAGGGAAAGGTTTAGGATGATACGGAGTCGGAGATCTGCAGATAGAAGAGATAGAGGATGGTCATCTGTAGAAAGACCTGAGAATGATAGGCCAGTGCTACCAAACCCCAATTTCTTGTTTCCCACCCAGAATCCTTTGCTGGCTGCAAGACTGACCTCTCCAGATGCTCCAGGTCAAAGGGCATTGACTAGAAGTAGTGTTAAAG GGAGACCACTGAGGCCCAACAGGAACTGTCGTCAGCGCCACGAGGTTCAGGCATCCCCGCGGTCCCAGCGGATGTTCCAAACCGTCACCCAGATGGACGGGGACGAGGAGATGGCCCGCCGTCTTCAG GAGGAAATGGATTTTGAGTATGCAATGACTCTACACAATGCGGAGTCCCAGGTTCAGCCCCCACCCTGTCACCGCCTGTCTGAGTACCACACCCACGATAGTGATTCCCCCACTACCATGCTCACCCGGGGGATGAGGCAGGCCACCAGAG aTATGGATATTGTCTTGGAAACTTTGTTCCACGAAGAATCAGAAGATAGTTCTAATGAG AATTCTATGCTGGGGCTCTCCTTTGGGCCTCCCATGTTGATATCACATAATGCCAATCGTCGTGGACACAGAACCAGGGGGAGACGTCACG atTGGACTGAGAGACTATTGCAGGATGAATTACAACAGGGAAGAAATCATCTCCCG AGAAGAATTTTGTCTCACAGCAGGACCTTCTCTTCAAATGATTATGAG GATCTTCTCAGTATAGCAGAACTTTTAGGAGATGTGAAACCGAAAGGAATATCCAGCGAAGACGTGACTTTGCTTCCAGAGAAGAAGTTTCACCCTAATAACAAGATGACCTCGTGTTCCATCTGCATGAGTGACTACACTCTGAATGAGAGACTGAAGATTCTCCCTTGCTTCCATGAGTTTCATGGAGAGTGCATAGAGAAATGGATTGtc aCGAATGCCACTTGCCCTATTTGTAGAGTTGAGGTAAAAGTATGA